CTCTTATCACAAAAGCTGATGGTGGAAAGTTTGGCAAAACAGAAGAAGGTAATATTTGGTTAAACCCTGATTATACATCTCCTTATAAATTTTACCAATTCTGGTTAAATGTTTCTGATGTTGATGCAGAAAAATATATCAAAATTTTTACACTTCTTTCAAAAAAAGAAATTGATTCAATTATAATTAAACATCATAATGAACCCCATAAAAGGATTTTGCAACAAAAACTTGCAAAAGAAATAACAATTATGGTGCATTCGGAAAAGGATTACAACAATGCGATCAATGCTTCTCAACTTTTATTTGGCAAAAGCACATTAGAAGATTTACAAGAAATTGATGAACAAACATTCCTTTCTGCTTTTGATGGTATTCCACAATTTGAAATAAATAAAAATAATCTTAAAAACAAACTCAATGTTATCGACCTTTTAGCAGAAAAAGATCAAATATTTTTATCAAAAGGCGAAGCAAGACGATTTATTAAAGGTGGTGGATTAAGCATAAATAAAGAAAAAGTTCCGGATATAAATTCCGATTTTGACTCTAGCAATCTTTTATTCCATAAATATTTCTTAGTTCAAAAAGGAAAGAAAAAATATTTTTTGATAATTGCAAAGTAGAAAAAAATTGCAAGTTTCATTTTTAGGGGAAATTCTATAGGGGGGGGTTCTATAAATCACATAATAATTTTGACAAAAAAAAATGCTGTACTAAAAAGTACAGCATTTTTTAACCAAAATTGTCTGAAACACTAATTTATTCCGTAGGTGCTTCTTCTACAGGTGAATCTTCAGTTGCTTCTTCTACCGGTACGTCTTCTTCAACAGCTTCGTTCATTTCTTCTTCAACATCAACTTCTTCTTCAACTACTACATCTTCGGCATCTACCTCTACTGCGTCAACATCAGCTTCTTCAACTTGTTCTGTTCCTTCATCTTCTTGGTTGTCTGCTTTGTCATTGTTACAAGCAATAAATGCTACCATACCAAGTAATGCGATAAATACAAATAATAATTTTTTCATTTCTAAAATTTTTAGTTAAACAAAATATTTTAATTCATAACTTAATAAGAATTATTCAAAAAGGTAACCCAAGTAATTTAAAAAAAATAACAAAATGATTAATTAGTATGCTTTTCCAATATTATTTTTTAAAATTTGAAAATAAATAAAACTTGAAGAAAAATGAAAAATTCGGGTTACTTTTATTATATTTTTATATTAAGTATGAAAGAAAATGCATAAAAGCAAAAAAACAGAGAAAGATTTTATTGTAGGACTTAAAAAAAATGACAACTTTTCTTTAAGGTTTTTGTATAAATTGCATTTTCCTATGATTTTAAATTTTGTTCTTAGTAATAATGGAAGTGAACAGGAAGCTAAAGATGTTTATCAAGAAGCTTTCATAGTTTTTTATAATAACATTCATAACACAAAATTTAAGTTGGAATGTAAAATAAAAACTTATATTTATTCTGTTAGTAGAAGACTATGGCTTAATGAATTAAAATTCAAAAAGAAAACAGTTTCTAACATTAATGATGTTGAAGAATTTTTAATTTTTAATAAAGAAGATGAAGATAAATTACAAGAAGATGAGAAAAAGTTTGAAATTATTGATGATAGCTTTAAAAAATTGGGAGAGCCATGTACAACTATTTTAAAAGATTTTTACATACATAGTTTATCAATTCCGGAGATTGTTGAAAAAATGGGATATACAAATACAGATAATGCAAAAAATCAAAAATATAAATGTCTTAAAAGACTTAAAAAAATATTTTTTTCAAATTATAAATAAAACGCAGATATGGCAATAGATTTACACACATACGAACTTATTGACAAATATTTGCTTGGTCAACTAAGCGACAAAGAATTTAAAGATTTCAAAAGCAAACTTAAAACCGATCATGAATTAGCAGAGGAAGTTTCTTCACAAGAAGAGCTAATAAGTTTAATGAAAAGTTATGAGAAACGTAATAAGCTTAAAAAAGATCTTGATAATATTCATAAAGAAATTGATGTAAATAAAGTTAGGAAAAAATTGTACGAAGCTTATTTACCAAAAAAGCGAGCAAAAATTTGGCACTATGCAGCAACAATTACAGTTGCTGCTTCCGTAGCAATAGCTTCACTATTTGGAATTTTGTACTATACAGGCTTAATGAATTTTACTGATAAAATGGAATCGTTTTCTGAGTTAAAAAAAAATGTAGATAAAATCTCATCAACCCAAAGATCAATTTGGAAAGCCTTTGTTAAAAGTCAGGAAAAGGAAAAATCAACAAAATATAGTGGTACTTGTTTCTCTGTTTCTACCAATGGTTATCTTGCAACAAATTACCATCTTGTAAAAAATGTTGATTCCGTTTTTATTACAAATAAAATTGATTCAGTTGTTAAATACAGAACAGAAGTTATTTACAAAGATGCAATTCATGATTTAGCAATTTTAAAAATTACCGATACAACATTTTCCTCTTTTGGGGTACTACCTTTTACCTTTGGCGGCAAATTAGCCGATTTAGGTGAATATGTTTTTACCTTGGGATATTCAAAAAAAGATATTGTTTTTGGTGAAGGAGCAATAAGTTCTCTTACAGGTTATTTTGGAGATAGCTTATCTTATCAAATATCAATTCCTTCAAATCCGGGAAATAGTGGTGGACCTATTTTCGATACGGAAGGAAATGTAATAGGTATCCTTAGAGGAAAAAATTCAAAAAAAGCTAATGCCACTTATGCTATAAAATCAAATTTTTTAGTCAGTGTTATGGATTCAATTGCTGTTGACACCAATCTTGTTATTCCTGAAATAAATAAAATAAACAGTTTAAAGTGGAAAAAACGCACACTACAAATTAAAGATATTATGCCTTTTATTTTTACCGTAGAGGTTTATAGGTAGATTTTTGAGGTTCTATATTGATTTGTGTGGGTGAAAATATTAAAGCCACAGACTTCGTCTGTCGAAGACATGCTAATACTAAACCGCCATCAAGATACTGAAATTAAAACATTTCTTTTCGCCCTGTTTTTCTTCAAAAAATTATTCCGTAGCTATGGCTATGCAAGAATTTTGTGAAGAAAAACAAAACAAAAATAATTTATTTTCTTAATCAGCATCTTAATAGCGGTTTAGTATAAGTGTAATAAAAGTAAGCCTTTGTCTGTGAAAAATTTGATTACCCACAGTATTTGACAAAGAAACGTTATTTTGGAGAAACCTCCTCCTATTATTTACATTGAGTCAATTAATATATTCCAAAAAACAAAAAAAAGGCTCTCAAAAATGAGAGCCTTTTTTTTAATAAAATAATTAGCTGATTATTCTACAATTAACCTTTGAGTTGAAGAATTGCCATTTACACTAATTTTTAACATATAAATACCAGAATCTAAATTGTGAGTATTCAATTTAATATTCTGATTTCCTGCATTTAAATTTTTAGTTGTTTCAATAACTTTTTGACCAACTACATTAAATAGTTCAATATTTACTTTTGTTCTATTTTCTAAAGTCAATGAAATATTAGCTTCTTTAGAAACAGGATTTGGATAAACACTCATATTTAATGAAAAATTATTTTCTTTAATACTTATAGGACGTGTAAATGCTCCTATTAGGTCATTAAGAATATCATCAACAGGAACTTTAACATAATAGATACTATTTTCTGAAGGATCATCTTGGTTTTGTACTTCAGTTCCTGGAAATTCGTCTTCTTGGAATGTTAAGTGAAGATAGTTATCTACTCTTTTTCCAACTGTTGCAAAAACGTCTTCAGCAAAAGGATTTTTACTAATGTTTTGTGCATTAGCCCATGTTTGTCCATTATCTTTTGAATATGTAACATAAACATCACGGAAGTTTTCATTGTTTATTATAGAAACAGCTGTTTCAACCGGTGCTGTATAAATGAGGAAAATATTTCCGTCATCATCAATTGCTGCAACAGGCATTGTTACAAGAGCTGTATTTCCATAACGTGCTCCTTGAAGTATTTCATTGTTATCTTCATCTCGTCCCCATGTTTCAGGATTGATAGTTATTTCACCGTCTTCATTTTCATCAATCATTGATGTTGTATTAATGAGACCTCTGTTGGAATAAACTTTAAAGTACTCATAATGAGATAAAATATTATCAATAATTTCCACTACAAAAGAATCAAGAAGTATTGTTGAATCAGGAGGAATTATTGTTGAGTCTGTTGGTAATCCTGTTGCTGTATCAAAAGTATAAGTGTAATAAATTGGCCAAATATCTTTTGTTAGGCTAACAGTAAAAGGATTGTTAATGTCGTTATAAAGTTTAAGTGCCATTGATTTTTTTGCAGTTTTAGAAACTGTTGAATCACTAGTATTGAATGCGTAATTCCATGAAGTGTCATTCATAAAGGTTACTTTGTTTGCAACTTGATTATCAACATAAAGTCTGTAAACAGTAGTGTCTTTCCATATTGTATCGTTTACCAACATAGAATCATTTGTTGAAATATCGTTAAAATATTCAATACGACTCCAATTTCTGATAGGATAATACTGACCATCTCCAGGTTCGAAGTCCCATCCGTGAAGTGTTCCCCAAAATGCATGACAAACTTTATTGTCATCAACAAGAACGTTTACTGCACCATCATTGTAACGGAATGTAATTGTATCTCCTTGGAATTTTGGTTCAGGCCAAACAAAAGAATCAATAATTGTTCTTTCCCATGTATCGCCATAATCTAAAGATTTCCAAAGAACAATATATTTTGCAATTCCTCCTACTAAAATAGCTACAACATTATCTTTTACATCCATGGAATAAACATCACCACTACCAAATGAGAAAATTTCATCATTATAACCGGGAAGTGTGATTTTATCATCAACCCATGTATCATTTTTCATATCATAACGAGAAAAAACCATTGGTCTTTTAACGTTATTTTTTACAATAAGTGTGTCAGAATAATTTCCAATTACATAAAGATAATCCCCACTTGTTGCAGTTCTTGGCCATATTGGTCCAGTACCGTTATCTTTTTCAGTTTCTGCCCACACTGTTGAGCCGATTCCATCATTAGTATTTATTGAATAGCCACCGCTTCCGCCAGCATTAGAATAATGTGATAATACATTCTCAATAACATTTGTACCGTTATCGTAAGATGTAAGATTTGGCCAGCCTGTTCTAAGCATCTCAATTCTAGATGTAACGGTTGAAAACCAATCTGAACCATCAAAATGATTGTAACCCGAACCTCTTGTTGTCCATGGACTTGAATTTGGAGACGTGGTCCAAACGGCAGATACTTTTCCGTCAGAATAAACTTGTATCCTTCGTGGAATTGATGCATTGGTTTGAAGACCATAATTAGATAATCCGATTTTAACCCATTCAAAAGAATAATTTACTGATGTAATTTTCTTCTCTTCAGGTAATTTAAAAGGAACTTTTACAGCCGAGCTACTTCTGTAAGAATCATCATAAGTAACAGCTTCTTTTTGAATTTTTGCTGAATTTTTGTATTTCTCTAAGTTATTAAAATGTTTAACTTGCTGAGCATTTGCCACAAAAAATCCAATACTCAAAAATAAAATTAATAGTTTTTTCATTTGTTTAAGGTTTTATTAAAAAATAATAACATTTTATAAGTTGCAAAGGTAAATGAAGAATATTGAATATTAAAATCTATTTAAATTATTTTATTATGTATTGGAAGTTAGTAGTATATCTAATGTTTTGCTGTTCAAGTTAAATTTTCTTCCTAGAAAATTATTTGTAAGAATACCATGATAAAGAAAAATACCGTTTCTTGCGTTTTGTTTTTCCCAAAGATAATTTTCTATATTTCCAGCATTAATTAAATCAACAAGCAACTGTGAAAGAATGTTGCTAAGTGCAACTGAAGCAGTTTGTGGTACACGTGAAGGGATATTGGGAACACAATAATGCGTTACTCCGTGTTTTGTAAAAACAGGTTTTTCCAATAAAGTGGCTTTTGATGTTTCGCAACAGTTTTCTTGGTCAATGCTAATGTCAATTAATAGGCTTCCTTCTTTCATTTGGGAAATCATTTCTTCAGTAATTAACAAATTGGTATTGTTGTTTTGAGATTTGATAGCACAAATTACAACATCTGCATTTTTAACAGCGGTATTAAAAATATCAGGTTGAAGGATGGAACTATAAAATGGCACTCCTAAAGTATTATGTAAATCTCTAAGCTTTTGTACAGAATTATCAAATACTTTGATGCTTGCACCAAGTGCAAGTGCATTTTTTGTTGCATATTTTCCTACTATACCTGCACCGATAACCACTATTTCTGTCGGTGGAACTCCTGTTATTCCGCCCAAGAGAATACCTTTTCCATTTGTATCGGATAAATATTCGGAAGCAATAAAAACCGCTTCTCTACCAGCGATTTCACTCATAGATTGCACAATTGGAAAAAAGCCGTAATCATCCTTTAAAAACTCAAAAGAAATAGCTGTAGTTTTTTTCTCAATTAATAGTTCAAGTTGTTGTTTTTCAAGATGTGAAAGGCTGAGTGAAGAAATTAGTAATTGATTTTTTTTTAATAGTTTTATATCTTCAATTGAAGGAAAAGCAATTTTAAGAATTATATCGGATTGATAAACTTCTTTTTTTGATTCTGAAATTATTGCTCCTGCTTCTGAATATTGATGATTAGTAAATCTTGCATTTATTCCTGCATCTTTTTCAATAATAACTTTAAAATCATTATTTATTAAAATATTTATTGCCGAAGGTGTAAGTGGTACTCTCTTTTCGTTATCGGATATTTCTTTGGGAATACCTATGGAAAGAGATTTTCGTTTTGATGTATGCTTTACATATTCTTCTTTTGTAAGAACAGATGCAGATTTTGCTAAAATCTGTATTTCATCTTGTTTCAATTTATCCATTATCCTTTAGTTAATTCATTAAAAAAATCAAAACCAATTTACAACAAATAATTATTCTCTGCAAATAAATGTTCTTTTTGAGTTTTCCGTTGTTTCAATAAAAATTTTTGTAAAAAAATCAGGAAGCATATCATCAATTTTTTCAGCCCATTCTATAAAAACATATTCATCTGAAAAAAAATATTCTTCATATCCGAGTTCATAAATTTCCTCAGCATTTTTTATTCTATAAAAATCAAAGTGATAAATATTTTGTTTACCCGAATATTCATTTAAAATAGTGAACGAAGGACTGTTAACGATTTCATTAACTCCCAACTGAGTGCATAATTCTTTAATAAATGTTGTTTTGCCTGCACCAAGGTTGCCATAAAAAGCAATTTTTTTTGATTTGCAATTTGATAATATTTCTGTTGCAATTTCCGACAGTTGGTCAAGATTTTCACATTCCCATTTTTGCATAAATCAACTTTTACTTTCTAGTGTAATTACAGGAATAAGCATTTCTTCCAAAGAAATTCCTCCATGCTGAAATGTATTGTTGAAGAAATTTACATAATAATTGAAGTTATTTGGATAAATAAAGTAATTATCTTCTCTTGCAAAAATAAATGAGGCACTCAAACTTCTTTGTGGTAATTTAAAATCTTCTGGATTTCTGCATTGTAGTACTTCATTAGAATTAAACCTCAAACTTTTTCCTTGTTTAAATCTCAAATTTGCTGTTGTATTTTTATCCCCAACCACTTGTGATGGTTTATTAACTTTTATGGAACCGTGGTCGGTACTGATGACAAGGTAGCAATCCAATTCTGCAATGTTTTTTATAGCCTCGTACAAAGGTGAATGCTCAAACCAAGATTTTGTTAAAGACCTGTAAGCAGTTTCATCCTCAGCAAGTTCTTTTATAATTTCCATTTCTGTTCTTACATGAGAAAGAAGGTCAATAAAGTTGTAAACTATTACAGTGAGGTCTTTTTGTGAGTAATTTCGTATGTTTTCGGATAATTTTTTTCCCGCTTTTGGAGATGTTATTTTTTCATACTCAATTGATATATCTTTTCTTAAGCGTTGTAAATATTCTTGTAAAAATTCTTTCTCGTATTTATTCTTTGATCCTTTTTCTTCATCAAATACCCACCTTTCTCTATTATTTTTATAAATATCAAGAGGCATCATTCCTGAAAAAATTGCATTTCGTGAATAATTTGTAGTAGTAGGTAAAATACTATAATACATATCTTCATCAATAATCCTGAATTTGTCGGTTAGCAAAGATTGTATTGTTTTCCATTGGTCAAAACGAAAGTTATCTATTAAAATAAAAAATACAGGCTTGTTCTTTTTTGTTAGCGGAAGTACTTTTTTTAATAATAATTTATTAGACATCAATGGAGCTGTTTCAGGATTCTGTATCCAGTCTTTGTAGTTAGTAGAAATAAATTTAAAGAAATTAATATCTGCCTCTGATTTTTGATCTAAAAAAATTTCTTTTAAGCTTAAATCTGATGATTTTCCTAACTCAATTTCCCAATGAATTAATTGTCTGTAAGCATTTTTCCATTCTTCAGGGCTAAGTTTATCATTAATTGTCATTGATAATTCACCGAAATTCCTCTGGTACTGACTAGTTATTTTTTCACTAATCAGTCTTTTATGGTCAACAAGTTTTTTAATGGATAATAGTAATTGCTTTGGATTTACAGGTTTTATCAGGTAATCAGAAATTTGAGAACCAATAGCATCTTCCATAAAGTACTCATCTTCAGTTTTTGTTACCATAACAACAGGAACGTCTAAAATAATTTTTTGTATTTCTACAAGTGTATCCAAACCGCTTAGTCCGGGCATTTGTTCATCAAGAAAAATTATATTGAAAGGCTGATTTTTTACTTCTTCAATCGCATCAGTTCCATTATTAACTGCAACTACCTCATATCCTTTTTGTTCAAGGAAAATAATGTGGGGCTTCAATAAATCTATTTCATCATCAACCCAAAGTATTTTAATTTTATTCATAAATTTAACCGATTTTTTATATTTCTATATTTTAATTAAACAGGGAATTTAAGCAAATATTATACAATGGGAAAAAATAATATATTAAATGATCCGGTAAGTGGTTTTATCAGGATTTCCAATGACCTTATTCTTGAACTAATTGATCATCCTTATTTTCAAAGACTTAGAAGAATTAAGCAATTAGGTTTAACAGATTTGGTTTTCCCTGGAGCTACTCATACTCGTTTTCAACACACTCTTGGTGCATTTCAACTCATGAATGAAAGCATTGAAATCCTTAAAAGCAAAGGAGTAAAAATTACCGATAAGGAAGATTTCGCTGTGAAGGTAGCTATTTTGTTACATGACATTGGACATGGTCCTTTCTCTCACACTTTTGAAAATACTTTGATAAAAGATGTGCTTCATGAGGAAATATCATTAGTGTTAATGAAAGAATTGAATAAACATTTCAAAGGTAAGTTGGATTTGGCAATTAAAATTTTCCAGGATAAGTACGAAAGAAAGTTTTTCCATCAACTTATTTCCAGTCAGCTCGATGTTGACAGACTGGATTATTTGAGACGAGATAGTTTTTATTCAGGAGTTTCTGAGGGTATTGTCGGCTCCGAAAGGATAATAAGAATGATGAATGTTGTAGAGGATAATTTGGTAATTGAAAAAAAGGGAATCTATTCTATTGAAAATTTTTTACGTGCAAGGAGTTTTATGTACTGGCAGGTTTATTTACATAAAACTGTTATAGGTGCTGAAAAATTGTTGGTAAAAATTTTTGAAAGAGCGATAGAACTTGCAAAACAAGGAATTGAACTAAATTTAAATTCCAATATTGAATTTTTTATTACTAATGAGGTTAAAGTTAGTGATTTTAAAAATCAGCAAATTTTAAATAATTTTATAAGCCTTGATGATGCAGACATTTTGTTATCAATTAAAAGATGGGTTAGTCATGATGATAAAATATTGTCGGTTTTAAGTAGGAATTTTTTAGAAAGAAAACTTTTCAAAGTTGAGATTTCAATCAATCCTTTTAATAAAAACAGAGTTAATGAAATTAAAGAAATACTGATGAAAGATTTTGAAATTGAGGAAAAATTGACTAATTATTTCGTTTTCACCGATTTTATTCAAAATCTGATGTATGATTTTTCAGGATCAAATATTAGCGTCATGATTGATAATGATAATGTTGTAGATATTTCGGAAGCATCAAGTGGAATTAATCTTTCAGCAATGAGTAAAATTAATCAAAGATATTATCTTTGCTATCCAAAAAACATTAAAGTAAAATAGATGGAGTTAACAATAAAAGAGTTGTTGGATTTTATCGGGGGAGATACAAAAGAAAAACTTGATGAAAAAATCGTTATTACAACAATCTCTCCCATTGAAGAAGCAAAAGAAGGTGCAATCTCATTTTTGTATTTAAAATCCTATAATCAATATTTAAAAAGTAGTGATGCTGCTGTTGTTTTAGTAAATAAAAATTTTATTCCTGAAAGTAATGAGCATCCGCCTTTAATTTATGTTGATGATGTTAAAAAATCATTGATGTTGTTGATTAACAAATTCAAAGAAATTCAAGATTATAAAAGTGGAATTGAAGAGCCTGTTTATATTTCTAAAGATGTAAAGTATGGAGATAATGTTTATCTTGGAGCATTTGTTTACCTCGGAAAAGGTGTTCGTATTGGAAATAATGTAAAAATTTATCCTAATACTTTTATTGGTGATGATGTAAAAATTGATGATAACAGTATTATTTATGCCGGAGTAAAAATTTATAACAGATGTGAAATTGGAAAAAATTGTATTTTGCATTCAGGATGTATAATTGGTGGTGATGGTTTTGGTCATGAACCACAAAAGGATGGTTCCTATAAAAAAATTCCTCAAATAGGCAATGTTATCCTTAGAGACAATGTGGAAGTAGGTGCAAATACAACAATTGATAGGGCATCAATTGAATCAACAATAATTAATAAAGGAGTAAAATTAGACAATTTAATAATGATTGCTCATAATGTTGAAATAGGCGAAAACACTGTAGTAATTGCTCAAACAGGAATATCGGGTAGTACAAAAATAGGAAAAAGATGTATCTTAGCAGGTCAGTCTGGTTTTGTCGGACATATTTCTATTGCAGATGGCTCTCAGTTTGGAGCAAAAAGTGGTGTTTCTAAATCAATAAAAGAAGAAAATCAACAATGGTTTGGTGTTCCTTTGATGAAAGTAAAAGAATCATTAAAAATGCAAGTTTTACTAAGAAATTTACCTGATTTGTTTTCTCAAATAAAGGAAATAAAAAATGAACTTTTAAAAATTAAGTCTGAAAAATCTAATAATGGAAAATAAACAAAAAACAATACAGAAATCTGTAAGTATTTCTGGTGTAGGCTTACACACGGGTGCAAGAGTAAATATTACTTTTCAACCTGCGGCTGAAAATCATGGATACAAATTTCAAAGAGTTGACTTAAAAGATAAACCGATTATTAATGCTGATGTTGACTACGTAATTGGAACAGAGAGAGGTACAACTTTAGCAAAAGATGGTGTTGAGATTGGTACTGTTGAACACATTCTTGCTGCTGTTGCAGGACTTGAAATTGACAACATCCTTATTGAACTGGATGCCAAAGAGATACCAATAATGGACGGTAGCTCAGGTCCTTTTGTAAAAGCATTACTTGATGCAGGAATTAAAAAACAAAGTGCTGAAAAAGAATATTTTGAAATAACTTCCAATATTCACTATTCAGAAAAAGATTCAAATGTGGAAATGATAGCCATGCCACTTGATGGTTTTAGGCTTACTTGTATGATTGATTTTAAAAATCCAATTATCGGTAGCCAGCATGCTTCTATTTCTAAACTTTCAGAATTTCCAAGAGAAATTGCTTCAAACCGTACTTTTTGTTTGTTTACTGATATTGAAGAATTGCATAACAAAAATCTGATTAAAGGTGGCGATGTTAATAATGCAATTGTTGTAGTAGATAAAAAAGTAACAGATGCTGAATTAGAAAACATGTCTGTATTATTCAATAAAGATGTAAAAGATTTTCAAGTAGGAGAAGATGGTATTCTTAACAATGTGAAATTAAGATACCAAAACGAACCTGCTCGCCATAAATTATTGGATTTAATTGGAGACCTTGCTTTAGTTGGAGTTCCGTTAAAAGCTCAAATAATGGCAGCACGTCCGGGGCATTCGGCAAATATTGAATTTGCAA
This window of the Bacteroidota bacterium genome carries:
- a CDS encoding sigma-70 family RNA polymerase sigma factor, giving the protein MHKSKKTEKDFIVGLKKNDNFSLRFLYKLHFPMILNFVLSNNGSEQEAKDVYQEAFIVFYNNIHNTKFKLECKIKTYIYSVSRRLWLNELKFKKKTVSNINDVEEFLIFNKEDEDKLQEDEKKFEIIDDSFKKLGEPCTTILKDFYIHSLSIPEIVEKMGYTNTDNAKNQKYKCLKRLKKIFFSNYK
- a CDS encoding PglZ domain-containing protein, producing MNKIKILWVDDEIDLLKPHIIFLEQKGYEVVAVNNGTDAIEEVKNQPFNIIFLDEQMPGLSGLDTLVEIQKIILDVPVVMVTKTEDEYFMEDAIGSQISDYLIKPVNPKQLLLSIKKLVDHKRLISEKITSQYQRNFGELSMTINDKLSPEEWKNAYRQLIHWEIELGKSSDLSLKEIFLDQKSEADINFFKFISTNYKDWIQNPETAPLMSNKLLLKKVLPLTKKNKPVFFILIDNFRFDQWKTIQSLLTDKFRIIDEDMYYSILPTTTNYSRNAIFSGMMPLDIYKNNRERWVFDEEKGSKNKYEKEFLQEYLQRLRKDISIEYEKITSPKAGKKLSENIRNYSQKDLTVIVYNFIDLLSHVRTEMEIIKELAEDETAYRSLTKSWFEHSPLYEAIKNIAELDCYLVISTDHGSIKVNKPSQVVGDKNTTANLRFKQGKSLRFNSNEVLQCRNPEDFKLPQRSLSASFIFAREDNYFIYPNNFNYYVNFFNNTFQHGGISLEEMLIPVITLESKS
- the lpxD gene encoding UDP-3-O-(3-hydroxymyristoyl)glucosamine N-acyltransferase — translated: MELTIKELLDFIGGDTKEKLDEKIVITTISPIEEAKEGAISFLYLKSYNQYLKSSDAAVVLVNKNFIPESNEHPPLIYVDDVKKSLMLLINKFKEIQDYKSGIEEPVYISKDVKYGDNVYLGAFVYLGKGVRIGNNVKIYPNTFIGDDVKIDDNSIIYAGVKIYNRCEIGKNCILHSGCIIGGDGFGHEPQKDGSYKKIPQIGNVILRDNVEVGANTTIDRASIESTIINKGVKLDNLIMIAHNVEIGENTVVIAQTGISGSTKIGKRCILAGQSGFVGHISIADGSQFGAKSGVSKSIKEENQQWFGVPLMKVKESLKMQVLLRNLPDLFSQIKEIKNELLKIKSEKSNNGK
- a CDS encoding T9SS type A sorting domain-containing protein, translated to MKKLLILFLSIGFFVANAQQVKHFNNLEKYKNSAKIQKEAVTYDDSYRSSSAVKVPFKLPEEKKITSVNYSFEWVKIGLSNYGLQTNASIPRRIQVYSDGKVSAVWTTSPNSSPWTTRGSGYNHFDGSDWFSTVTSRIEMLRTGWPNLTSYDNGTNVIENVLSHYSNAGGSGGYSINTNDGIGSTVWAETEKDNGTGPIWPRTATSGDYLYVIGNYSDTLIVKNNVKRPMVFSRYDMKNDTWVDDKITLPGYNDEIFSFGSGDVYSMDVKDNVVAILVGGIAKYIVLWKSLDYGDTWERTIIDSFVWPEPKFQGDTITFRYNDGAVNVLVDDNKVCHAFWGTLHGWDFEPGDGQYYPIRNWSRIEYFNDISTNDSMLVNDTIWKDTTVYRLYVDNQVANKVTFMNDTSWNYAFNTSDSTVSKTAKKSMALKLYNDINNPFTVSLTKDIWPIYYTYTFDTATGLPTDSTIIPPDSTILLDSFVVEIIDNILSHYEYFKVYSNRGLINTTSMIDENEDGEITINPETWGRDEDNNEILQGARYGNTALVTMPVAAIDDDGNIFLIYTAPVETAVSIINNENFRDVYVTYSKDNGQTWANAQNISKNPFAEDVFATVGKRVDNYLHLTFQEDEFPGTEVQNQDDPSENSIYYVKVPVDDILNDLIGAFTRPISIKENNFSLNMSVYPNPVSKEANISLTLENRTKVNIELFNVVGQKVIETTKNLNAGNQNIKLNTHNLDSGIYMLKISVNGNSSTQRLIVE
- a CDS encoding HD domain-containing protein produces the protein MGKNNILNDPVSGFIRISNDLILELIDHPYFQRLRRIKQLGLTDLVFPGATHTRFQHTLGAFQLMNESIEILKSKGVKITDKEDFAVKVAILLHDIGHGPFSHTFENTLIKDVLHEEISLVLMKELNKHFKGKLDLAIKIFQDKYERKFFHQLISSQLDVDRLDYLRRDSFYSGVSEGIVGSERIIRMMNVVEDNLVIEKKGIYSIENFLRARSFMYWQVYLHKTVIGAEKLLVKIFERAIELAKQGIELNLNSNIEFFITNEVKVSDFKNQQILNNFISLDDADILLSIKRWVSHDDKILSVLSRNFLERKLFKVEISINPFNKNRVNEIKEILMKDFEIEEKLTNYFVFTDFIQNLMYDFSGSNISVMIDNDNVVDISEASSGINLSAMSKINQRYYLCYPKNIKVK
- a CDS encoding alanine dehydrogenase, whose product is MDKLKQDEIQILAKSASVLTKEEYVKHTSKRKSLSIGIPKEISDNEKRVPLTPSAINILINNDFKVIIEKDAGINARFTNHQYSEAGAIISESKKEVYQSDIILKIAFPSIEDIKLLKKNQLLISSLSLSHLEKQQLELLIEKKTTAISFEFLKDDYGFFPIVQSMSEIAGREAVFIASEYLSDTNGKGILLGGITGVPPTEIVVIGAGIVGKYATKNALALGASIKVFDNSVQKLRDLHNTLGVPFYSSILQPDIFNTAVKNADVVICAIKSQNNNTNLLITEEMISQMKEGSLLIDISIDQENCCETSKATLLEKPVFTKHGVTHYCVPNIPSRVPQTASVALSNILSQLLVDLINAGNIENYLWEKQNARNGIFLYHGILTNNFLGRKFNLNSKTLDILLTSNT
- a CDS encoding S1C family serine protease, with product MAIDLHTYELIDKYLLGQLSDKEFKDFKSKLKTDHELAEEVSSQEELISLMKSYEKRNKLKKDLDNIHKEIDVNKVRKKLYEAYLPKKRAKIWHYAATITVAASVAIASLFGILYYTGLMNFTDKMESFSELKKNVDKISSTQRSIWKAFVKSQEKEKSTKYSGTCFSVSTNGYLATNYHLVKNVDSVFITNKIDSVVKYRTEVIYKDAIHDLAILKITDTTFSSFGVLPFTFGGKLADLGEYVFTLGYSKKDIVFGEGAISSLTGYFGDSLSYQISIPSNPGNSGGPIFDTEGNVIGILRGKNSKKANATYAIKSNFLVSVMDSIAVDTNLVIPEINKINSLKWKKRTLQIKDIMPFIFTVEVYR
- the tsaE gene encoding tRNA (adenosine(37)-N6)-threonylcarbamoyltransferase complex ATPase subunit type 1 TsaE, whose product is MQKWECENLDQLSEIATEILSNCKSKKIAFYGNLGAGKTTFIKELCTQLGVNEIVNSPSFTILNEYSGKQNIYHFDFYRIKNAEEIYELGYEEYFFSDEYVFIEWAEKIDDMLPDFFTKIFIETTENSKRTFICRE